A portion of the Glycine max cultivar Williams 82 chromosome 10, Glycine_max_v4.0, whole genome shotgun sequence genome contains these proteins:
- the LOC100811607 gene encoding FCS-Like Zinc finger 8 translates to MLLRNRSRAVTKPSLMGDHSSSQPCPNQSYKRTIIPSLFSPKFRDFTAKCLSAGAEALRSPTSILDTRALSSPFGSPLSHEAAASENTTSWDSKCIGLALVGALKDETFPQNSTKPSSGTVLFGTKHRVKIPPLPLSLPPPSFESKTCASAAAADCAAKTKDSPLSVATGVLSLSEMELSEEYTCVIAHGPNPRTTHIFDNCIVESYCSLPNTPNSPSLNFLSFCHTCKKHLEQTKDIFIYRGEKAFCSKECRHQEMVLDGARNSEFDRY, encoded by the exons ATGCTGCTGAGAAACAGATCAAGAGCTGTGACGAAGCCAAGTTTGATGGGTGATCACAGCTCCTCCCAGCCATGTCCAAATCAGAGTTACAAAAGAACCATCATTCCTTCTCTATTTTCACCAAAATTCCGAGACTTCACTGCCAAGTGTCTCTCAGCTGGAGCTGAGGCTTTGAGAAGTCCCACATCGATTCTTGACACCAGAGCCTTATCATCCCCATTTGGGAGTCCTTTGTCACATGAAGCAGCAGCCTCAGAAAACACAACCTCTTGGGACTCCAAATGCATTGGCCTTGCTCTTGTTGGTGCACTCAAAGATGAAACTTTTCCTCAGAATTCAACTAAACCAAGTAGTGGAACGGTTCTGTTTGGAACTAAGCATAGAGTAAAAATCCCACCTTTGCCTCTGTCACTGCCACCACCTTCATTTGAATCCAAAACATGTGcttctgctgctgctgctgattgTGCTGCCAAAACCAAGGATTCTCCATTATCTGTTGCAACTGGTGTTCTGAGTTTGAGTGAGATGGAGCTTTCTGAGGAGTACACGTGTGTGATAGCACATGGACCTAATCCAAGAACAACACACATATTCGACAATTGTATTGTGGAAAGCTACTGTTCCCTGCCAAATACACCCAATTCTCCTTCACTCAATTTCCTTAGCTTCTGTCACACTTGCAAGAAGCATCTTGAGCAGACTAAGGACATTTTTATTTACAG AGGAGAGAAAGCTTTCTGCAGCAAAGAATGTCGCCACCAAGAGATGGTGCTAGATGGAGCAAGAAATTCAGAATTTGACAGATACTAA
- the LOC100814641 gene encoding F-box/kelch-repeat protein SKIP30, with product MSGLIEGLPDAVAIRCLAWVPFYLHPKLELVSRAWRAVVRGPELFKARQELGSSEDLLCVCAFEPENLWQLYDPQRDLWITLPVLPSRIRHLSHFGAVSTAGKLFVIGGGSDAVDPLTGDQDGCFATNEVWSYDPVVRQWSPRAAMLVPRSMFACCVMNGKIVVAGGFTSCRKSISQAEIYDPEKDVWIPMPDLHRTHNSACSGVVIGGKVHVLHKDMSTVQVLDNAGQWTVEEYGWLHGQMAVIRDALYVISHGLIIKQDKKMRKVVGSASEFRRRIGFAMIGLGDELYVIGGVIGPDRWNWDIKPLSDVDVLTLASERPTWRQAAPMTRCGGTILGCTQLRI from the coding sequence ATGTCTGGACTGATTGAAGGACTTCCTGACGCTGTTGCAATCAGGTGCCTTGCATGGGTTCCCTTCTACCTCCACCCAAAGTTAGAGCTTGTCTCTCGTGCTTGGCGAGCAGTTGTTCGTGGCCCTGAACTATTTAAAGCTCGACAGGAGCTTGGTTCATCGGAGGATCTGTTGTGTGTCTGTGCTTTTGAGCCAGAGAACTTATGGCAGCTGTATGACCCTCAGCGAGACCTCTGGATAACTCTTCCTGTTCTACCCTCAAGAATCAGGCACCTTTCACATTTTGGTGCCGTCTCCACTGCTGGAAAGTTGTTTGTGATTGGTGGTGGAAGTGATGCTGTTGATCCTTTGACGGGTGACCAAGATGGTTGTTTTGCAACAAATGAAGTCTGGTCGTATGACCCAGTAGTACGGCAGTGGTCCCCCCGTGCGGCAATGCTCGTCCCCCGTTCTATGTTTGCATGCTGTGTTATGAATGGAAAAATAGTTGTGGCTGGGGGCTTCACTAGCTGCAGAAAGTCAATATCTCAAGCAGAAATATATGATCCCGAGAAAGATGTTTGGATTCCAATGCCTGATCTTCATCGCACCCATAACTCAGCCTGTTCGGGAGTGGTGATTGGAGGAAAGGTGCATGTCCTGCACAAGGATATGTCAACAGTGCAAGTTTTAGACAATGCAGGTCAGTGGACGGTAGAGGAATATGGGTGGCTCCATGGTCAAATGGCAGTTATCAGGGATGCCCTTTATGTGATAAGCCATGGATTAATCATCAAGCAAGACAAAAAAATGAGGAAGGTAGTTGGTTCAGCTTCTGAATTTCGAAGGAGAATTGGATTTGCAATGATTGGTTTAGGTGATGAATTATATGTGATTGGAGGTGTCATTGGCCCTGACAGGTGGAATTGGGACATCAAGCCACTGTCTGATGTTGATGTTCTTACACTTGCGAGCGAGAGACCGACGTGGCGCCAGGCAGCTCCAATGACAAGGTGTGGTGGTACTATTCTTGGTTGTACACAGCTGAGAATTTAG
- the LOC121172924 gene encoding uncharacterized protein, translating to MMFAKKRSRRGVVSSLPSSNAKKLLRLPHVFAKILELPFPSEDDVSVEETPQFFRFVASCNADGGVRALAIDIFPGITKIVIKRMDGGDVAVPGQQQQQVPSGFGLWRFRLPPWTQPEMVTAVCSGGKLMVTVPKIKSRAN from the coding sequence ATGATGTTCGCCAAGAAACGTTCCCGGCGAGGCGTCGTTTCATCGTTGCCGAGCTCGAACGCGAAGAAGCTATTGAGACTGCCGCACGTGTTCGCGAAAATACTAGAGCTTCCTTTTCCTTCAGAAGACGACGTTTCCGTGGAGGAAACGCCGCAGTTTTTTCGGTTCGTGGCGTCGTGCAATGCCGATGGTGGCGTGAGAGCTCTGGCGATCGACATTTTTCCGGGGATAACGAAAATCGTGATAAAGAGAATGGACGGTGGTGACGTGGCGGTTCCGggtcagcagcagcagcaggtTCCTTCTGGCTTTGGACTGTGGCGGTTCCGGCTTCCGCCGTGGACGCAGCCGGAGATGGTTACCGCCGTGTGCAGCGGCGGGAAGCTGATGGTGACGGTGCCGAAGATCAAGAGCAGAGCAAACTGA
- the LOC100527889 gene encoding uncharacterized protein, whose protein sequence is METLFVVEQHNKNQYYNRSKSQGHARFGGSPSRGFRDINCRTFESGRTGILPTPLKSHHGSPKTPPNSDNKMVGKVKVTPKSTPIPINGKAYRKEESEDVPNGGGLLLSELWAGPTYSNSPPPSSLPIPKFSVWPKRTVSLDLPGSSSPEIEMHPVAKSAPSSPSRELLDLPFTRDFFDDNADSAATKTLCRILNLNINDD, encoded by the coding sequence ATGGAGACCCTTTTTGTTGTTGAGCAGCATAATAAGAACCAATACTACAACAGGTCCAAGTCACAGGGTCATGCTCGATTTGGGGGGTCACCTTCAAGGGGCTTTAGGGATATCAATTGCAGAACTTTTGAGTCTGGGAGAACTGGTATATTGCCAACACCTTTGAAATCGCATCATGGTTCTCCCAAAACACCACCTAACTCTGATAACAAAATGGTTGGGAAAGTAAAAGTTACTCCTAAGAGCACCCCAATTCCCATCAATGGTAAAGCTTATAGAAAAGAAGAGAGTGAAGATGTCCCTAATGGTGGGGGTCTTTTGCTTTCTGAATTGTGGGCTGGACCTACCTACTCAAACTCACCACCTCCCAGTTCCTTGCCAATTCCCAAGTTTTCCGTCTGGCCGAAGAGGACCGtgtctcttgatctccctggtTCCTCCTCCCCTGAGATTGAAATGCACCCTGTGGCTAAGTCTGCGCCCTCTTCCCCTAGCAGGGAGCTTTTGGATTTGCCTTTTACAAGGGATTTCTTTGATGATAATGCTGATTCTGCTGCGACTAAGACCCTGTGTCGCATTCTTAATCTTAACATCAATGATGACTGA